The Sinorhizobium fredii USDA 257 region AAATGAGTACTCGCCGACATCAGCGAAGCGGATGTCCTAAATCGACGGATATACGACATTTGAGACATGGTTCTTTCGTCTTACTATCAAGGCTCCAAACTCAAACCAACGGAGCCCATGATGACCCAGCACTCGAATGGTACCGCGCTGATTACCGGCGCTTCCTCCGGCATCGGGGCGATCTATGCCGATCGTCTGGCGCGCAGGGGATACGATCTGGTCCTGGTCGCCCGCAACCAGTCCCGCCTCAATGAACTGGCCGAGCGCTTGACCGACGAGACCGGCCGCGCCATCGAGGTCGTCGCGGCGGACCTCGGCGACAAGCCCGATCTCGGTCGAGTCGAGCAGATACTGAAGACCGACGCCAGCATCACCCTGCTGGTCAACAATGCCGGCATCGGTGCAACGGGACCGCTGCTCGCGTCCGATGTTGACAAGATGGAGCAGATGATCGCTCTGAACGTCAACGCTCTGACCCGGTTGACCTACGCGGCGGTCCCCGGCTTCGTGGCGCGCGATAGCGGTGCGATCGTCAACATCGCTTCGATCGTCGGTATCGCGCCGGAGGTACTGAACGGCGTCTACGGCGGCAGCAAGGCTTTCGTGCTCGCCTTTACGCTGTCGCTCCAGAAAGAACTCGCCGACAAGAATATCCGCATTCAAGCAGTGCTCCCGGGCGCCACGGCCACCGACTTCTGGAGCGTTGCGGGGACTCCTCTGGAGCATGTGCCGAGTGACATCGTCATGCCCGCCGAGGACATGGTGGACGCCGCGCTCGCCGGCTTCGAGCTCGGCGAACGGATCACCATTCCGTCGCTGCCGGATGCTGCCGATTGGGAGGCCTATGAAGCGGCGCGGCAGAAGCTCATGCCGAACCTATCCCTCAGGGTGCCGGCGGCTCGCTACCGCGCCGCGGTGGGCTAAGGCGCGAACGATCTTCCAAACCGCATCGACTCATACCGGCAATAACTCAACCGCCGAGGAGGGTTAGGCCGTCCGCCGCCACTGCCCCGCCCGGTCGGGATTTCTCAGAGAGAAGCGCCTTGAGAGAACGCAGTCGCCCAACCTGCATAAGAACGAAGACATGAAGCGTGTCTCGTGACGCGCTTCATGTGCCGGATCGGGGAAGTCCGCGTAGCGGTTTCTCTCAAGCGGGAATATCGTACCCGCGGAAAATTTCAGTGAGGAAGGTGCCCATGCATAGGATCGGCTTTGTCGTCTTTCCAAGATTCCAGCTCATGGGTTTTGCGGCGGTTACCGCCTTCGAGATGGCGAACTCCGCGCTTGGGGAACCCGCTTACGAGATCGAGCTGCTTTCAGAGACGGGCGGCGAGGTCAAGTCGTCCGCCGGCTTCGGCGTGCTCACGAAGGCCTTCGACGAGACACCCTATGATACTGTGATGTTCGGCGCCGGCGCGACAATCGAGCCGATGACGCCTGGGCTGATCGCCTTTTCGCGTCGGGCGCTTGAAACGTCGCGCCGGGTGGCAGCGCCCTGCACCGGCGCCTTCGTTCTTGCGGAGGCCGGCCTGCTGGATGGGCGCCGTGCGACCACGCACTGGGCCTTCGCGCGCCGGCTGCAGGAGCGATTCCCGGCCGTGAAGGTCGAGGACGATCGCATTTTCATCGTCGACGGAAGCGTGTGGACGTCTGCCGGGATGACCGCGACCATCGATCTTGCGCTTGCGATGATCGAGAAGGACCACGGGCAGGACGTTGCGCGCTCAGTCGCCCGCAAGCTCGTCGTCTATCACCGGCGCGCCGGCGGCCAGTCGCAGTTCTCGGCCTTGCTCGAGCTCGAGCCGAAGTCCGACCGGATCCAGAAATCTATCGACTACGCCAAGGCGAATCTCGACGGCGTGTTGTCGGTGGAAGAACTGGCGGAAGCGGCAGGGCTGAGCCCGCGCCAGTTCAGCCGGGCGTTCCGGGCTGAAACAGGACAGTCGCCCGCCAAAGCCGTGGAGAATCTCCGCGTGGAGGCGGCCCGGCTGATGATGGAGCAGGGCCGGCACTCCATGGACGTCATCGCAGTGGAGACGGGTTTCGCCGATCCCGATCGCATGCGCCGTGCCTTTCTTCGCACGCTCGGCCAGCCGCCGCAGACGATCCGGCGGAATGCGCGCGAGAGTGCGTCCGCATAGTGCAGCCGAGAGTAAATTGTAGCCCACTGTATCTAGGCGCAGGTGCACTACACGAGCTTTCAATCGCGGTTTTGCGAAGTCACAACGCAGATACACTAACGTCGCATTCCACGACTGTAGCTCACACAGTCCGGAGAAAATCGATGACAGGGGAAATCAATCTACCGCGCCGGCGGTTCATCGGAGCCGCGGCGTTGACGCTGGCCGCCGCGCAATTGGGCGTAACGGGCGTCGCCGCAAAATCAGCCGCTCAAGCCGGCATTCCGGCGATCACGCCGGACACGAACACATCTTTCGCGTCGCTCAAGCAAATCGAGGCGGGGGTCCTCAATATAGGCTATGCTGAACTCGGCGCGAGCGACGCGCCCGCGGTCATTCTTCTGCATGGCTGGCCATACGACATCCACACCTATGTCGATGTGGCGCCCTTGCTGGCGGAAGCTGGCTATCGGGTGATCGTTCCCTATCTGCGCGGTTATGGTACGACCCGCTTTCTCTCCGCCGAAACGCCGCGCAACGGCCAGCAGGCGGCGATCGCTGCCGACATCATCGCCTTGATGGATGCGCTCGGGATCGAAAAGGCGGTTATCGCCGGCTGCGATTGGGGCGCGCGAACCGCCAACATCA contains the following coding sequences:
- a CDS encoding SDR family NAD(P)-dependent oxidoreductase — encoded protein: MTQHSNGTALITGASSGIGAIYADRLARRGYDLVLVARNQSRLNELAERLTDETGRAIEVVAADLGDKPDLGRVEQILKTDASITLLVNNAGIGATGPLLASDVDKMEQMIALNVNALTRLTYAAVPGFVARDSGAIVNIASIVGIAPEVLNGVYGGSKAFVLAFTLSLQKELADKNIRIQAVLPGATATDFWSVAGTPLEHVPSDIVMPAEDMVDAALAGFELGERITIPSLPDAADWEAYEAARQKLMPNLSLRVPAARYRAAVG
- a CDS encoding GlxA family transcriptional regulator; this translates as MHRIGFVVFPRFQLMGFAAVTAFEMANSALGEPAYEIELLSETGGEVKSSAGFGVLTKAFDETPYDTVMFGAGATIEPMTPGLIAFSRRALETSRRVAAPCTGAFVLAEAGLLDGRRATTHWAFARRLQERFPAVKVEDDRIFIVDGSVWTSAGMTATIDLALAMIEKDHGQDVARSVARKLVVYHRRAGGQSQFSALLELEPKSDRIQKSIDYAKANLDGVLSVEELAEAAGLSPRQFSRAFRAETGQSPAKAVENLRVEAARLMMEQGRHSMDVIAVETGFADPDRMRRAFLRTLGQPPQTIRRNARESASA